One Cuculus canorus isolate bCucCan1 chromosome 1, bCucCan1.pri, whole genome shotgun sequence DNA segment encodes these proteins:
- the LIG4 gene encoding DNA ligase 4 isoform X1: MRSENQSLMASTPASQSSKKTVASRVPFADLCSTLERIQTCKSRPEKIKYFKEFLDSWRKFHDALHQKEKDVTDSFYPAMRLILPQLERERMAYGIKETMLAKLYIELLNLPKDGKDASKLLNYRTPAGTRGDAGDFAMVAYFVLKPRSPKQGRLTIEQVNEHLDVIANNNAAKNKGLLKKSLLQLITQSTALEQKWLIRMIIKDLKLGVSERTIFSVFHPDAAELHNVTTDLEKVCRQLHDPSVSLSDVSIMLFSAFKPMLAAIADVKQIEKQMNNQVFYIETKLDGERMQMHKDGDVYKYFSRNGFDYTQQFGASPLDGSLTPFIHNVFKSNIQNCILDGEMMAYNPETQTFMQKGNKFDIKRMVEDSDLQTCFCVFDVLMVNNQKLGQETLSKRYEILSSVFSPVTGRLHVVPKKNARMRKEVIDALNEAIDNREEGIMVKDPMSTYKPDKRGEGWLKIKPEYVNGLMDELDLLIVGGYWGKGSRGGMMSHFLCAVAEKPCPNEKPTVFHSICRVGSGYTMKELYDLGLKLSKHWKPYDRKDPPSNILCGTEKPEMYIEPCNSVIVQVKAAEIVNSDMYKTDCTLRFPRIEKIREDKEWYECMTLDILEDLRSKAEGKLASKHLHIDEYDEPQEKKRKTVSKVKKVIGIAEQFKAPDLSNVSKVSNIFEDVEFCVMTGMGKYSKSELESRIAEYGGSVVQNPGPETYCVIVGAENVRVKNIIASNKYDVVRAEWLLQCFQTKMLVPWQPAFMIHMSPDTKEHFAREYDCYGDSYTAETDVAQLKEVFSRMKDNKVMPLDVIAVLEERYSWNSCPLSIFRGNTVYVDCYAIVNDPRTKIHGTILSIRALELRFYGAKVVLCLEEGVSHVVIGEDHSRVKEMKALRRTFGKKFKIVSELWVTVSVEEGVLKNENQYLI; encoded by the exons atgcgTAG TGAAAACCAGAGTCTGATGGCTTCCACACCTGCTTCACAATCTTCTAAAAAAACGGTGGCTTCTCGCGTGCCTTTTGCAGATCTGTGTTCTACTCTGGAGCGGATACAGACGTGTAAATCTCGTCCAGAGAAAATCAAGTATTTCAAGGAATTTCTAGATTCCTGGAGAAAATTCCATGATGCTCTtcatcagaaagagaaagacGTCACAGATTCTTTTTACCCAGCCATGCGGCTTATTCTTCCACAgttggaaagagaaaggatggCCTATGGGATTAAAGAAACTATGCTTGCAAAGCTGTATATTGAACTGCTTAATTTAccaaaagatggaaaagatgcttcaaagcttttaaattaCAGGACACCTGCTGGCACACGTGGAGATGCTGGAGACTTTGCAATGGTTGCATACTTCGTGTTAAAACCTAGGAGCCCAAAACAAGGCAGACTGACGATAGAACAAGTCAATGAACATTTAGATGTGATAGCTAATAATAATGCTGCTAAAAACAAGGGTCTGTTAAAGAAAAGTCTTCTCCAGTTAATTacccagagcacagcactggAACAAAAATGGCTTATCCGGATGATTATAAAGGATCTAAAGCTTGGTGTTAGCGAACGCactatattttcagtttttcatcctGATGCTGCTGAATTGCACAATGTCACAACTGATTTGGAAAAAGTTTGCAGACAGCTGCATGATCCCTCTGTCTCACTGAGTGATGTTTCTATCATgttgttttctgcctttaaacCAATGCTTGCTGCTATTGCTGATGTCAAGCAAATTGAGAAACAAATGAATAACCAGGTATTCTACATAGAAACTAAGTTGGATGGTGAGCGTATGCAGATGCACAAAGATGGAGATGTGTATAAGTATTTTTCCCGGAATGGCTTTGACTATACTCAGCAGTTTGGTGCTTCCCCTCTTGATGGTTCATTAACACCATTTATTCATAATGTGTTTAAGAGCAATATACAAAATTGCATTCTTGATGGTGAAATGATGGCTTACAATCCTGAGACACAAACCTTTATGCAGAAAGGGAACAAATTTGACATAAAAAGAATGGTGGAGGACTCTGATCTGCAGACCTGCTTTTGTGTGTTTGATGTTTTGATGGTTAACAATCAGAAGTTGGGTCAGGAAACACTAAGCAAAAGGTATGAAATCTTAAGTAGCGTATTTTCCCCGGTAACAGGCAGGTTACATgttgtaccaaaaaaaaatgctagaatGAGAAAAGAAGTAATTGATGCTTTAAATGAAGCAATAGATAACAGAGAGGAAGGGATTATGGTGAAAGATCCCATGTCCACCTACAAGCCTGACAAACGTGGGGAAGGCTGGTTAAAAATCAAGCCAGAATACGTCAATGGATTGATGGATGAACTAGACCTTTTAATTGTTGGTGGCTACTGGGGGAAGGGCTCACGTGGTGGAATGATGtctcattttctgtgtgctgttGCAGAGAAACCCTGTCCAAATGAGAAACCTACTGTTTTCCACTCTATTTGTCGGGTTGGCTCTGGCTATACTATGAAGGAATTGTATGATCTAGGCTTGAAACTGTCTAAACATTGGAAGCCCTATGATAGGAAGGACCCTCCCTCTAACATTTTGTGTGGAACTGAAAAACCTGAAATGTACATTGAACCTTGCAACTCTGTCATAGTTCAGGTCAAGGCAGCTGAGATTGTTAACAGTGACATGTACAAAACTGACTGTACTTTGAGATTCCCCCGAATTGAGAAGATAAGAGAGGACAAAGAATGGTATGAGTGCATGACTTTAGATATATTAGAAGATCtcagaagcaaagcagaagggaagCTGGCATCAAAGCATCTTCATATAGATGAGTATGATGAgccacaagagaaaaaaagaaagaccgTGTCAAAGGTGAAGAAGGTAATTGGAATAGCTGAGCAATTTAAAGCTCCTGATCTTTCTAATGTAAGCAAGgtttcaaatatatttgaagatGTGGAGTTTTGTGTTATGACAGGAATGGGAAAGTACTCAAAGTCAGAACTAGAAAGCAGAATAGCTGAATATGGTGGCAGTGTGGTACAGAATCCAGGGCCAGAGACATACTGTGTCATTGTAGGAGCTGAGAATGTGAGAGTGAAAAACATCATTGCTTCCAACAAATACGATGTGGTTAGGGCAGAGTGgcttcttcagtgttttcagacTAAAATGCTGGTGCCTTGGCAGCCAGCCTTTATGATTCACATGTCTCCTGACACGAAAGAACATTTTGCTCGTGAGTATGATTGTTACGGAGACAGCTACACCGCAGAGACAGATGTCGCACAACTCAAGGAAGTGTTCTCAAGAATGAAAGACAATAAGGTGATGCCTTTGGATGTGATTGCAGTGTTAGAGGAACGTTATTCATGGAACAGCTGTCCACTCAGTATATTCAGAGGAAACACTGTTTATGTGGACTGTTATGCTATTGTTAATGATCCCAGAACCAAAATCCATGGAACGATACTATCAATTAGAGCTTTGGAGCTCCGTTTTTATGGTGCAAAAGTGGTCTTGTGCCTTGAAGAGGGCGTCTCTCATGTTGTTATAGGAGAAGATCATTCCCGAGTTAAAGAGATGAAAGCACTCAGGAGAacatttgggaagaaatttaaaattgtGTCTGAGCTGTGGGTAACAGTGTCAGTGGAGGAAGGAGTCCTAAAGAATGAAAATCAGTacttaatttaa
- the LIG4 gene encoding DNA ligase 4 isoform X2 — MASTPASQSSKKTVASRVPFADLCSTLERIQTCKSRPEKIKYFKEFLDSWRKFHDALHQKEKDVTDSFYPAMRLILPQLERERMAYGIKETMLAKLYIELLNLPKDGKDASKLLNYRTPAGTRGDAGDFAMVAYFVLKPRSPKQGRLTIEQVNEHLDVIANNNAAKNKGLLKKSLLQLITQSTALEQKWLIRMIIKDLKLGVSERTIFSVFHPDAAELHNVTTDLEKVCRQLHDPSVSLSDVSIMLFSAFKPMLAAIADVKQIEKQMNNQVFYIETKLDGERMQMHKDGDVYKYFSRNGFDYTQQFGASPLDGSLTPFIHNVFKSNIQNCILDGEMMAYNPETQTFMQKGNKFDIKRMVEDSDLQTCFCVFDVLMVNNQKLGQETLSKRYEILSSVFSPVTGRLHVVPKKNARMRKEVIDALNEAIDNREEGIMVKDPMSTYKPDKRGEGWLKIKPEYVNGLMDELDLLIVGGYWGKGSRGGMMSHFLCAVAEKPCPNEKPTVFHSICRVGSGYTMKELYDLGLKLSKHWKPYDRKDPPSNILCGTEKPEMYIEPCNSVIVQVKAAEIVNSDMYKTDCTLRFPRIEKIREDKEWYECMTLDILEDLRSKAEGKLASKHLHIDEYDEPQEKKRKTVSKVKKVIGIAEQFKAPDLSNVSKVSNIFEDVEFCVMTGMGKYSKSELESRIAEYGGSVVQNPGPETYCVIVGAENVRVKNIIASNKYDVVRAEWLLQCFQTKMLVPWQPAFMIHMSPDTKEHFAREYDCYGDSYTAETDVAQLKEVFSRMKDNKVMPLDVIAVLEERYSWNSCPLSIFRGNTVYVDCYAIVNDPRTKIHGTILSIRALELRFYGAKVVLCLEEGVSHVVIGEDHSRVKEMKALRRTFGKKFKIVSELWVTVSVEEGVLKNENQYLI; from the coding sequence ATGGCTTCCACACCTGCTTCACAATCTTCTAAAAAAACGGTGGCTTCTCGCGTGCCTTTTGCAGATCTGTGTTCTACTCTGGAGCGGATACAGACGTGTAAATCTCGTCCAGAGAAAATCAAGTATTTCAAGGAATTTCTAGATTCCTGGAGAAAATTCCATGATGCTCTtcatcagaaagagaaagacGTCACAGATTCTTTTTACCCAGCCATGCGGCTTATTCTTCCACAgttggaaagagaaaggatggCCTATGGGATTAAAGAAACTATGCTTGCAAAGCTGTATATTGAACTGCTTAATTTAccaaaagatggaaaagatgcttcaaagcttttaaattaCAGGACACCTGCTGGCACACGTGGAGATGCTGGAGACTTTGCAATGGTTGCATACTTCGTGTTAAAACCTAGGAGCCCAAAACAAGGCAGACTGACGATAGAACAAGTCAATGAACATTTAGATGTGATAGCTAATAATAATGCTGCTAAAAACAAGGGTCTGTTAAAGAAAAGTCTTCTCCAGTTAATTacccagagcacagcactggAACAAAAATGGCTTATCCGGATGATTATAAAGGATCTAAAGCTTGGTGTTAGCGAACGCactatattttcagtttttcatcctGATGCTGCTGAATTGCACAATGTCACAACTGATTTGGAAAAAGTTTGCAGACAGCTGCATGATCCCTCTGTCTCACTGAGTGATGTTTCTATCATgttgttttctgcctttaaacCAATGCTTGCTGCTATTGCTGATGTCAAGCAAATTGAGAAACAAATGAATAACCAGGTATTCTACATAGAAACTAAGTTGGATGGTGAGCGTATGCAGATGCACAAAGATGGAGATGTGTATAAGTATTTTTCCCGGAATGGCTTTGACTATACTCAGCAGTTTGGTGCTTCCCCTCTTGATGGTTCATTAACACCATTTATTCATAATGTGTTTAAGAGCAATATACAAAATTGCATTCTTGATGGTGAAATGATGGCTTACAATCCTGAGACACAAACCTTTATGCAGAAAGGGAACAAATTTGACATAAAAAGAATGGTGGAGGACTCTGATCTGCAGACCTGCTTTTGTGTGTTTGATGTTTTGATGGTTAACAATCAGAAGTTGGGTCAGGAAACACTAAGCAAAAGGTATGAAATCTTAAGTAGCGTATTTTCCCCGGTAACAGGCAGGTTACATgttgtaccaaaaaaaaatgctagaatGAGAAAAGAAGTAATTGATGCTTTAAATGAAGCAATAGATAACAGAGAGGAAGGGATTATGGTGAAAGATCCCATGTCCACCTACAAGCCTGACAAACGTGGGGAAGGCTGGTTAAAAATCAAGCCAGAATACGTCAATGGATTGATGGATGAACTAGACCTTTTAATTGTTGGTGGCTACTGGGGGAAGGGCTCACGTGGTGGAATGATGtctcattttctgtgtgctgttGCAGAGAAACCCTGTCCAAATGAGAAACCTACTGTTTTCCACTCTATTTGTCGGGTTGGCTCTGGCTATACTATGAAGGAATTGTATGATCTAGGCTTGAAACTGTCTAAACATTGGAAGCCCTATGATAGGAAGGACCCTCCCTCTAACATTTTGTGTGGAACTGAAAAACCTGAAATGTACATTGAACCTTGCAACTCTGTCATAGTTCAGGTCAAGGCAGCTGAGATTGTTAACAGTGACATGTACAAAACTGACTGTACTTTGAGATTCCCCCGAATTGAGAAGATAAGAGAGGACAAAGAATGGTATGAGTGCATGACTTTAGATATATTAGAAGATCtcagaagcaaagcagaagggaagCTGGCATCAAAGCATCTTCATATAGATGAGTATGATGAgccacaagagaaaaaaagaaagaccgTGTCAAAGGTGAAGAAGGTAATTGGAATAGCTGAGCAATTTAAAGCTCCTGATCTTTCTAATGTAAGCAAGgtttcaaatatatttgaagatGTGGAGTTTTGTGTTATGACAGGAATGGGAAAGTACTCAAAGTCAGAACTAGAAAGCAGAATAGCTGAATATGGTGGCAGTGTGGTACAGAATCCAGGGCCAGAGACATACTGTGTCATTGTAGGAGCTGAGAATGTGAGAGTGAAAAACATCATTGCTTCCAACAAATACGATGTGGTTAGGGCAGAGTGgcttcttcagtgttttcagacTAAAATGCTGGTGCCTTGGCAGCCAGCCTTTATGATTCACATGTCTCCTGACACGAAAGAACATTTTGCTCGTGAGTATGATTGTTACGGAGACAGCTACACCGCAGAGACAGATGTCGCACAACTCAAGGAAGTGTTCTCAAGAATGAAAGACAATAAGGTGATGCCTTTGGATGTGATTGCAGTGTTAGAGGAACGTTATTCATGGAACAGCTGTCCACTCAGTATATTCAGAGGAAACACTGTTTATGTGGACTGTTATGCTATTGTTAATGATCCCAGAACCAAAATCCATGGAACGATACTATCAATTAGAGCTTTGGAGCTCCGTTTTTATGGTGCAAAAGTGGTCTTGTGCCTTGAAGAGGGCGTCTCTCATGTTGTTATAGGAGAAGATCATTCCCGAGTTAAAGAGATGAAAGCACTCAGGAGAacatttgggaagaaatttaaaattgtGTCTGAGCTGTGGGTAACAGTGTCAGTGGAGGAAGGAGTCCTAAAGAATGAAAATCAGTacttaatttaa